The sequence GAGCCGCCTGCGCTTCCAGCGCTGGTCGCAGATCACCGTAACCGACAATTACCAGCCGGGCTGTCGGATGCATCCGCAGCACTGCCGGCCAGGCATCGAGGAGCACACTGAAGCCTTTTTTGCTCACCAGGCGTCCTACGCCCAACACGAGCGGGGCATGCTCGGGAATCCCCCATTCAGCACGAAAGCGCTGTGCAGCCGTCGGATCGGGGCGAAATTGATCTGGATTGACACCATAGGGTATTACGAAGGTGCGAGTAGGGTTTGCGCCCAACCGTACTCCTCGCATACTTAAATCGGCACTACAGGCAGTCACTACTGCCGCCTGGCGAAACACGAGTCCGGCTATCTTCCCCATAATGGGTTGTATTTCCGCCAGGTAGATGTCACTCCCGTGCAAACTAACCACTAATGGGAGACGGGCACCGAGTGCAGCTAGTGCTGCCGGTGGACCGTTGGGCAATACCCAATGGGCTTGCACCAGATCGAACGGCGTGCCGCGGGCCTGGGCCTGTCGTAATTCGCGTTGTAATGCCAGCATCGAGGCTGTGAGCGCAAAGGGAGCCGCAATCCATGCCCGATCACGCACCTGAGTGTCACTATGGAGCGACTGGGCATAGCCCCAGATATTCAGGGTTGGGTGGGGTGCATAGCGAAAAAAGCGCAATTCAATGCCACGTTCACGTGTACTGCGGCGCAGCTCGGGATGCCACGGTGCGACTAACGTCACCTGATGACCACGGGCCACGATCCCGGCGGCAATCTCTTCGATGAACGGTGCGGTTGTTTCTCGTGGGTATTTTGGCAGTGAGGATGCCAACATTAAGATACGCATACGACGAATGTTCTATTTTGAAGTGGGAATCCGATAGATAAACGCACGAAAATCAGGTGTCGGACTGGCATAGAGTAATTCAAAGCCGTCAATGATCATCCCTGGCTGATTAGCGTGATCCATCAGCGGCGCCAACAGCCGACCGACATCACCTTTCACTCGCATCTGATTTTCCAGGACCAGATACGTAGCACCATAGTGACGGGCAATTTGCAATAACAGTTCACGGTCATCGGTGTTAGGGATCATCACTGCCGGTCGTTCGGTATGCCAGTTGACCTGCCAGGGCAGACGGGTCATAATCACTGCATCGGGGGGCGTATTGGCTTGTAACCATTCATAAGCGGCCAGGTCTTGCTGCCAGATACGAGGCTCGTTGCGCACCTTGTCGGCAATGTCGGCTTGTGAACCGGCGACAATTGTTACGATGGCAGTCAGCGCCAGAATCAGCCCCAACGGCGCCCAACGTCGATCACCGATGGTTGCCAATCGATCATAGCAGGCCCAGATCATCCAGGATGCTAGAAGCGCCAGCCACGGAATAAGTGCAACCCAATAACGCTCTTCATTGGTACGCCAGTAGGTCAGCATAAAGAGGATGTATGGCGTATACGTAAATCCAATCAAGCTTACCCAACGTCGGCGATACGCAATCGCTGCCAGGAAACCGGTCAACGCAAGCCAGGCGCCGAGGGGGGTCAGAATGTTCTTCTGCGCATCGTGACTGAATAGAGCAGCGATCGGGTCTGGTGCTCCTGGCCACGCCGGCATCAGATACGCTCGCAATTCACGCACCTGGGTCTCGAATTTGGTCATGGTTGCATCAAATCCCCAGCGCAAAATCCAACTGCGGTTGGGAAGGCCTGGTCCACCCCATTCTGGTGCGAACACGCGGTAGATTTCGGCCCAGGCATCACCACTCACACCGCGATAGTCGAGCACCCAGGCATCGTAGCTCTCGGTACTGTAGACCGGTTTTCCAAACAGCATCATATTACGTACCAGGTATGGCGAAAGGATCATGAGTGCAATGAGTGACCAGACGACAATCGGTGTCAGTTCAGTACGTAGCCGATGCCAACGTTGTTGCCAGGTTTGGATAGGCCGGAGATGGTTCAACAGCATTGTCAATTGCCAAAGCCCCATCCCCAGCGCCAACATTGCCCCACTGGGCTTCTGCAACATCATCAGACCGGTACAGATTGCCGAAATCAGGAGCCATTGCCAGCGCTTTCTCCCATCGGTATGGCTGCGCAGCAACGCAGCAGTTGCGGCCAGACTGAATACCACAAATGCCAGATCGTTTGTGACATAAATCGACAGCCGGAAAAAGAGGTAATTGGTCAACACGATTATAGCTGCCGTCACTCCGACTCGCCGATCCCATAGCCAGCTTCCAATTTTGTACAGGAGAACGAGTAGGATAACATCAAAAATGAAATTGGGAATCTTTGCCGCCCAAGCGGTTGGCCCGAACAATGCAAAAAAGGGCGCAATCCAAACTGGCTGTAACAGCGGCCAGGTTTCTTGTGGGCGGGTTATGCTATCGTATGGATAGTAAAATTGACTGATATAATCAACAACCCATCCGCGCCCACGAACCAGATTACGGGCTACAATCGCATTATCGCTGTAATCGGCGTGTCCGACATACGGCAGGGCAGCGATCACGGTAGCTTCAAAACCCAACCAGATGACGGCGAACAGTCCTAGTACGATCCAGGCCCCATACCGTGTTGCCAGCCAATCAACCAGTGCATCGCTCAGCCGTGGTAAACCGGTGCGGCCATTGTTCAAGATCAACGCCAGCAGAGCGGTGCCTAAGAGGGCCAGTAACAGTGAATCAGGAAAAATCTGCCAGAAAAGCCGAACCCCAACCGCTGTCGTCCAATGAAACACGTGCAACAAGACATAACCGAAACAGACTAGTGCTACAGTGACCAGGCCATAACCCAGGATACGTCCGTGGGCATAGTGCTGTACCAGTCGTTGGATAAAGGTCAAGAGTGGTTGTCGATATACAAGCACATTGAGGGCCAGTAAGCCGATCATCGCCACGTTGAGAATGGCCGCCATCCAGATGCGGGCGCCTGCCAAACCGATCGCTGCTATACCGATGCCGAGAGTGGTCAGAATATACACCTGAGTCTGGCTCAGCCGTAAACGGGACAGCAATACAGCCAGTAGCACTGCATTACAACCCAACAATGCCACTGCCGGCCAGGCTGGCGGCAAAAACAGTGCCGATTCTTGTTTCGACGCAATCCGAATTTCAGCCAGTCGCACCCCTTTCGGTCGTGGATCGCGTTCATCGGTTAGGGTTGCTGATGATTGGAGCGTAATCGTCAGGTGATCATGTTGATGAACGCTCCCCGGTACAGAGAAAGAATATGCTTCCCAGCGTGGCGTAGGAACGAAATTACCAACCAATACCTCATCAATCAATACACTCACTGTCGGTTGCACGCCGACAGACGCAGGCCAACCCTGGACAACAAGGGTCAACTGCAACGCTGGACCGGCCCCGACGTTTGGCAAGACCAATACTGCGCGTTCGCGTGTCCATCGCGAACGTCCGGTTGGTGAGTCAGGCGTTAATTCATCGGCGAACAGATCACCGCGTTCAACCGGCGCCTGTCCCAGACCGGGACTAACCCCAAAGAAGAGACGATCTCCCGGCCAACCGATTGCGACCCGTCCTTGTGGTGGCGCCTGATAAGCCATGATTCCTGCCAACAGGGCTAGCATCAGCATCAACAGCGTTGCGCGGACTGTTGTGCGGATAGAGGATATAGATTCTGCCGCGAGTAGCTCTCCGGCAATGGTCGAACGATCACGAACAGCCATTATGCTCCTTCACCAATTGGCTTATTGCCGACGGCCATTATACAGCTATTTATCGCTAGCCGTAGCCTACGATACCGTGTGGGGTATGTGATAAAGTGCTGAAGATTCCATCATACTCTTCTAAAACAGAGTTGCATTGCAGCGCCAGGCCTGTTATCATCAGGCGCTATGATCTGGACAATTTCTGATCTCCATCTTTCTTTTGCGCGTCCCAAGCCGATGGATATCTTCGGTCCCGGCTGGAAAGATCATCCTGAACGCATTGCACGGGCGTGGCGCGAACGGGTAGCGGCGACTGACTGGGTTCTGATTGCTGGAGACATTTCATGGGCAATGAAATTATCCGATGCCCTGCTTGATCTGCAATGGATAGACGCCTTACCCGGTACGAAGGTACTCATCCGTGGGAACCATGATTACTGGTGCCCGCGTCGTGTCAATTCGATCCGCCGGCATCTTCCACCGAGTCTGCGTCTGATCGGAGCCGATGCAATCGATATTGGTGAAGCTGTCGTCTGTGGGACTAGAGGCTGGATCACGCCCGAAACCCCTGGTTTCGGTGAGACCGATCTCCCGATTTACCAGCGCGAACTTGGTTTACTCGAACGAGCATTAACGGCGGGAAAGACACTAGCCGCAGGGAAGCCACTCATCGTGATGATTCATTTTCCACCGTTCGTTAATCGTCAACCGACGGAATTCGCTCGTTTGATTACCGCTGCCGGTGCTGCAACGTGCATCTACGGTCATCTACATCGTCGTTACGATTGGGATAACGCGGTGCAAGGTCGCGTCGAAGGCGTGTACTATCAGCTTACCGCCTGTGATTACCTTGGTTTTGGGCCGGTGGCCGTGCGCGGTTTGCATGGGTAGCATCAAGGTGCTTTCATCGCTGTTCCTCCGCCTTTGCCACGTCTGGTAAGCGAAGGCACCCCAACGCTGCGCACGCCGAAACCACTCTCTGGTCGTTTGAACGATTGAAGCCCCGATGGTGCCTTGCAGAATCAGAGGGGCGATTCGCGAACCGCCCCTCCTTTGACACAGGATATGTTGGATAGGTGCCAGGGGAGAGTGAGAGTAGCGGCCTCGCCAAACCGTCACCGGAACAGATCGCGGATTCTAGCGGCTAGCTGTTCAATCATTGCCCGCATCTCGTCGATAGCGACATCGAGATTGTTGGTCGTTGGATCAGCATCTTCATTCGGCATTAAGAGCCATAGCACAAGATAGAGCACAACACCTATGCCGTTCATCAGTCCAATAATGATAAACGCAATCCGCAGGATCACCGGATCGATGCCTAGGTATTTCGCCAGCCCACCGGCGACCCCAGCGATCATACGATCACTGCGTGTCCGTTGTAGACGTTGGGTTTGTGGTGTATTCATAACATCCTCCTTCTATCGTACCATCTATTTGACGTTGCACCTTTCTTGTCAGTTGCAGTCACAGCATGAATCTGCGGCAACCAGCCTGGTTGCCGCAGCGCCAATAGGGGGTGAGCAGCGATGTCTGCTCGCTTATTGTCTTAGTTTCCGCACGGATCAACGTTACGCCAGTTGAGTACGGTATCGTTCACCGTTTGTAGGCCACTTGTACCGTAGGTGAGTGTTAATTGGCGATTGGCTAGTTCTTCACAAGCGGCACCCTTCTCAACGTAATCCCAAGAGCCAAGGGTATACTTGTACTCAAGCTGCGTTCCCTCACGTCCGGTAAAAGTGATCGTCCACTGCGTTGCAGAGATCTGCGTCATGACCACTCCACCCGGATTCCACTGCGGTAACCCGCCATTAAGCCGGTCGAGGAAACCGGCGATGTAAACACTACGCCCGATCGCATCTTCGACCGGAGTTGGTACCGTGACGTTCATGATCAGCGTGACCGTGCGTAGTTCAGCAGTAGCAGTTACCGGTACGCTAAAGCCTGACCGGTTGAACGAGGTATCAAGTGCACGCACTGCGTAAGTGTACGTTGCGCCCGTCATCACCGTCGTGTCGGTAAAGGTAGTGGTTGTTGTGCGCGCAAAAATGATTTCGTTACCGTTACTGTCGATACGACGTACTTCGTAGGCGTAGGCATCACCAACCGCATTCCAGCTCAAGGTGATTCCCGTCGGAGAGGCGCTCAGCACCTGCAAGCCGGTTGGTATCGCCGGTGGTGTTGTATCACCACTAGAGAGTACAGTGAGTATGCCTGGCTGGGTTGGCAATCCGCTGATTGGCCCACCGCGATCAGCGTAGAGCCAGTCGCGTCCATTCGTTGTGCTGTAACGGAAGACGTAGTCGAAGACACCGACGGTTTCAGGCTGGAGCCGGGCCTTGAATTCGTCATTGTTACCAACATCGACGTTAAAGGTTGCTTCAACCCATATCCAGCTACTGCCACCTGGATCACTACCTTGTGGACCGTATCCAATCTGCGCACGTAGA comes from Chloroflexus sp. Y-396-1 and encodes:
- a CDS encoding glycosyltransferase; its protein translation is MRILMLASSLPKYPRETTAPFIEEIAAGIVARGHQVTLVAPWHPELRRSTRERGIELRFFRYAPHPTLNIWGYAQSLHSDTQVRDRAWIAAPFALTASMLALQRELRQAQARGTPFDLVQAHWVLPNGPPAALAALGARLPLVVSLHGSDIYLAEIQPIMGKIAGLVFRQAAVVTACSADLSMRGVRLGANPTRTFVIPYGVNPDQFRPDPTAAQRFRAEWGIPEHAPLVLGVGRLVSKKGFSVLLDAWPAVLRMHPTARLVIVGYGDLRPALEAQAARLGIATNVLFTGQLDRARTAMAMAAADVFALPIVREGVDGLPNVLLEAMGAARPIVAARVAGVPDVIEDGVHGLIVPERDAGALAAAIGRLIADRTLAERLGVAARKRIVNELTWENTAARYEAAFATALRGNVSL
- a CDS encoding glycosyltransferase family 39 protein, with product MAVRDRSTIAGELLAAESISSIRTTVRATLLMLMLALLAGIMAYQAPPQGRVAIGWPGDRLFFGVSPGLGQAPVERGDLFADELTPDSPTGRSRWTRERAVLVLPNVGAGPALQLTLVVQGWPASVGVQPTVSVLIDEVLVGNFVPTPRWEAYSFSVPGSVHQHDHLTITLQSSATLTDERDPRPKGVRLAEIRIASKQESALFLPPAWPAVALLGCNAVLLAVLLSRLRLSQTQVYILTTLGIGIAAIGLAGARIWMAAILNVAMIGLLALNVLVYRQPLLTFIQRLVQHYAHGRILGYGLVTVALVCFGYVLLHVFHWTTAVGVRLFWQIFPDSLLLALLGTALLALILNNGRTGLPRLSDALVDWLATRYGAWIVLGLFAVIWLGFEATVIAALPYVGHADYSDNAIVARNLVRGRGWVVDYISQFYYPYDSITRPQETWPLLQPVWIAPFFALFGPTAWAAKIPNFIFDVILLVLLYKIGSWLWDRRVGVTAAIIVLTNYLFFRLSIYVTNDLAFVVFSLAATAALLRSHTDGRKRWQWLLISAICTGLMMLQKPSGAMLALGMGLWQLTMLLNHLRPIQTWQQRWHRLRTELTPIVVWSLIALMILSPYLVRNMMLFGKPVYSTESYDAWVLDYRGVSGDAWAEIYRVFAPEWGGPGLPNRSWILRWGFDATMTKFETQVRELRAYLMPAWPGAPDPIAALFSHDAQKNILTPLGAWLALTGFLAAIAYRRRWVSLIGFTYTPYILFMLTYWRTNEERYWVALIPWLALLASWMIWACYDRLATIGDRRWAPLGLILALTAIVTIVAGSQADIADKVRNEPRIWQQDLAAYEWLQANTPPDAVIMTRLPWQVNWHTERPAVMIPNTDDRELLLQIARHYGATYLVLENQMRVKGDVGRLLAPLMDHANQPGMIIDGFELLYASPTPDFRAFIYRIPTSK
- a CDS encoding PspC domain-containing protein, which encodes MNTPQTQRLQRTRSDRMIAGVAGGLAKYLGIDPVILRIAFIIIGLMNGIGVVLYLVLWLLMPNEDADPTTNNLDVAIDEMRAMIEQLAARIRDLFR
- a CDS encoding metallophosphoesterase, with protein sequence MIWTISDLHLSFARPKPMDIFGPGWKDHPERIARAWRERVAATDWVLIAGDISWAMKLSDALLDLQWIDALPGTKVLIRGNHDYWCPRRVNSIRRHLPPSLRLIGADAIDIGEAVVCGTRGWITPETPGFGETDLPIYQRELGLLERALTAGKTLAAGKPLIVMIHFPPFVNRQPTEFARLITAAGAATCIYGHLHRRYDWDNAVQGRVEGVYYQLTACDYLGFGPVAVRGLHG